A window of Verrucomicrobiia bacterium genomic DNA:
TCTCCCCGTATCGCCGCCGCAGCCTGTGCACCGCTACCTTGACCGCCCCTTCGGTCAACCCGTGCGCCGCAGCCACCGCCCCGATAGGAATCCGCTGTTCGTCCCCGGAGAGATGAGGTCGAAGATGCTCGAACAATACCGCCTTCCCATGTGCCGCGTATTCCTCCCGAAGCCCTTCCAAAGCCCTGTTCAGGACCGTCATCGCCCAGCGCCGCTCGAACACCCTGTCAGGTGTCTCATCGGACGCCGGCTCCCAGCCTGCCTCTGGCGCCGCACGCAACTCATCGAGCGAAACAACGCTCTGGCCGGCGCCGCGTTTCTGCGTCCGCGCCTTCTCCCAGTCATTGATCAGAAACCGCCGCAACGCTGTCAGCAGAAAGGACCGGAACCGCCCTCCTTCCTTCGTGAGCCGGCCCAGGCGGTTCTTATCCAGCAACCGGCAGAAAAACGTCTGGGTCAGATCCTCTGCCTCCGCGGCGGTGCAACCGCTGCGGAGCAGGAAGGCAAAGATCGGCCGCCAATAGGTGCGGCAGAGGCTTTCCAATGCCTCCATCCCATGCGGAGAAGCGGGCTCTCGGGCAGCAAGGACGACACTCCAATGCGTGGTCTGGAACTGCGGGTTCACGGGTGCGGGGCGAAAGTATTTCCCAAACACGCCAGCCTCGCCAGCGCATTCGCCGAGGGAGATCACGTCCACCTGGCGACGATGGGGGCGGCGGCAGAGCGGAGCGCCGACACTGCTTACAACTGCAAAGACCAGCCTCCTATATTGAAGACCCTCCCGCTCTGTCTCGGCGCACCACACCTTGCAGCTCCGTCCGGCCTCGAAGGCGGCGTAATGGGGTCAGTTCTTGTTAGTGTCCAATCTTCCGACCCTTCCGGCGCCGATACAGCAGGTGGTTGAGGTGGCGCCGTGTGCCCATCCCCGGGTGCTTCGCGATCCTGCCCACCGTCACGCCGGCTCCCGCAACCGTGCCGCCAATCCCGCCTTTACCCAATCGCCCTTGCGACTCATCTTGAATTCGTCATCCCGTCACCGTCGCCGTTTCCGTTGCTCCGCGACACTTGCCTCCACCAATCCCCAGGCGCTCGCCCATCTGCGCCACCAACTTCTGCCGAAATGCCTCCTCCCCGGGCACCAGCCGCGCCGAATTCCTTTGAACTCCTCACCCTCCTCCGACCCGCAGTCAGCGCAGCGACGCAACGACGCGGTAGAAGCGTCGGCCGATCCCGGGTGGCGGAAGGTCGTCGATCCCCGAAACGGATCCCAGGGCGCTGACCGTACCCAGGGATTGCCAGGCGCCCTCGCCCAGGGCCTCCCGAAACTCAACCCGGTAGTTCCGCCCGGGAACCGACTGCCAGACGACGCGACGCCATCCGCCGGACAACGACTCGATGATCAGGATGCGCAATCCCGAGGCCGGAGACATGGGATCTGTGCCGGAAAGGAACTCGTCCCGGTCGCTGATGCCGTCGCCGTCCGCATCGCCTGTGCCATCCCGATCCAGCCCACCGAACCGGGCCATCTCCCAGTCGTCGTCCAGCCCGTCGCCATCCGTGTCGGCGGGATGGACCACGACCCGGCACACTTCCCGCCGCCCATGGGAGGCCGCGGGGGCGGTCCGTTCGTAGAACAGCACCCGACCGTCGCCCGACCAGACGGGATGGAACGGGTTGCCCGAGGGCACGTCCGGTTCGGGCTGGCCGAGGAGCCAGGTGGTGCCCGTCCGCAGATCGCGCAGATAAAGTTTCAGACCGTCCTCGGGGGCACCCTCGACGAGGTCAGAGGCGAGGCTGACAAACGCCACATGAGTGCCTAGGGGAGACAGGGCTGCGGCCCGCACGCCCCGCGTTCCGGTCCCGTTGCCTGAGGCATGAACCGAGACGAGCAGGTTCGATCCCGAATGCAGATCGCGGAGGTAGAGGTCCGGTTCGTTGTTGCGGTCCTGCCAGCCCGGTCGCCCCGCGATCATGGCAACCCCGGCGTCCAAGGTGCGCATCAGGAGCCAGCGACCGTCGAGCGACAGGCCGAGCCCGGTCGTGGCACCGTCGATCGGGAAACCGCCGGCATCGACGCTGGCCAGGCGGGTCTCTCCGGTTGCACGGTCGAGCACGCCCACCTCATCCGGGGTCCACGGACCGCGGGCCAGATTGAACGCCACGCGTGATCCGTCCTGCGATGCATGGGGCTGGGTGGCCACCACGATGGGAATCGTCGCATTGCCCACTCTCAACTCCCGCCCGATGGCAGTCACGACGCCGCTCTCCACCTGGCAGGCGTACAACACCGGCAGGCCGGTCGATACCGGCGGCGCTTCCACACCTTCCAGACCCCTGAGGGTCGCCACCAGGAACAAGGTCCCGCCATCGGGCGCGAACCGGAGTGTCTCAAACGTCAGGGCGTCGTCCCGCTGGTAGCGGGTCAGTCGTCGTGTCAACCGCGTGGTGCGGTCATGCAGATACACGTTGGGTGAGGTCGGAGCGGCCGTATCCGTCAACGTGGAGGACTGGCTGACGAACGCCACGTGACGGCCCGTCGGCGACACCACCGGACCGAACCCGCCTCGATGCGCCGCCGTTACCGTGCCCGCCGTCGCACTCAGGACCCGTGTGGTTCCATCGACCAGGTCCCGCTCGAACACATCCATGGCCCGATTGGCGTCCCCTTCGACCATCGTCGGGGAAGCGCTGGCAAAGACCACGACGGTGCCGTCCTCGGCAAACTGGGCGCTGGCGATCTCACCCCGCTCCTGGGGCATGCCATCCGGCGTCACCGTCACCGGCGTCACCGTCCCCAGCAGCGCATCGACCGCCGCGAACTGCCAGGAGGAAGGGGTTCCGGGGGATTGCGTGAGCAGGATAGCGTGACGTCCATCGGCACTGACGGCGCGTGGAAGCCATTCGACGCGTGAGGTTGGCCCGTGGAACGACCGCGGGTGCCCGTAGGTGACCGGCGCCGGAAACCCCGCGGCAAACGCCCTCGAGATCAGTCGGACCTCGGCCGAACCGATGCGGCGCAGAAAGATGTCTGCCGCCGAGTTCCGATCGTCCGCAACCCATCCATCCTGGTCGGATTCGAACGCCACCCAATGCCCATCCGCGCTGACCACGGCGTCCGCCGCGCCCCCGTGGTGGTCTCCGTCCGCCGGGCAGGTCACGCACGCATCGTCCGCCTCGACCAGATCCGTCCGGTAGAAGTGCCGTCCGCGACCGATCCTCTCGGCGGGCCCGGCCCCAAAGGAGTACACGAACCGCCCGTCATGACTGATGCCGGCGAGGTTGCGGGGCGGCGGGGCCACCGCGGCATACGTCCCTTCGAGACGGTCCCAGCGCCATATCCCCGTAAACGTCTGGAGGACCACGTACCGGCCATTCCCGCTCAGGCCCAACCCGGCCACGGGGGTGGTCGATCCGCCGCCCGAAGGGGCTGGCACGGCTGTCATCTCGCCGGTCTCGACGGCATACACGACCCCCACCCGGTTCGGAATCCCCGGGACATCCAGATTCGCGGCGGTGTTGAGAAACGCGACGTGTCTCCCATCGTCACTGATTCTCGGCCATCGGGAATCGCCGAACGAACCTTCCACCTGGCGGCTGACCAGCCGCACCGTCGCGGTGTCGCGATTCCACAGGAAAACATCCGGGCGTGCGCCGTTCAGATCGCCGGCCGCGAGGTCGCTTGCACGGCTGACAAAGGCAACCCATCGACCTTCGTGTGAGATGACCGCGTCCTCGATCGAACAGCCGGCATTCCCGGATTCCCCGGAAGGGGTCGAACTGACCCGAACCACCGTGTCCGTGGCCCGGTCCCAGAAATGGAGATCCGGCACCGCGCCATTCATGTCTCCGGGAACGAGATTGTCCGCCGCACTCTCGAAGAGCACCCCGGAACCGTCGGGCGCCATCCTGGGGTGGATCGAGGGACCATTGCC
This region includes:
- a CDS encoding PD40 domain-containing protein, which gives rise to MALVAWAFGIHLAWSASPEAVTLPGTAHRSVTPLGSSHAPELALPAAVVFVSAAPNLTPAGGNGHLQIYLHRVVEDRSELVSANPRGRPSTGPSTAPSVSADGRYIAFMSEADDLLEGLPRGLAQVHVFDTRTRELRLISRNAGGVPGNGPSIHPRMAPDGSGVLFESAADNLVPGDMNGAVPDLHFWDRATDTVVRVSSTPSGESGNAGCSIEDAVISHEGRWVAFVSRASDLAAGDLNGARPDVFLWNRDTATVRLVSRQVEGSFGDSRWPRISDDGRHVAFLNTAANLDVPGIPNRVGVVYAVETGEMTAVPAPSGGGSTTPVAGLGLSGNGRYVVLQTFTGIWRWDRLEGTYAAVAPPPRNLAGISHDGRFVYSFGAGPAERIGRGRHFYRTDLVEADDACVTCPADGDHHGGAADAVVSADGHWVAFESDQDGWVADDRNSAADIFLRRIGSAEVRLISRAFAAGFPAPVTYGHPRSFHGPTSRVEWLPRAVSADGRHAILLTQSPGTPSSWQFAAVDALLGTVTPVTVTPDGMPQERGEIASAQFAEDGTVVVFASASPTMVEGDANRAMDVFERDLVDGTTRVLSATAGTVTAAHRGGFGPVVSPTGRHVAFVSQSSTLTDTAAPTSPNVYLHDRTTRLTRRLTRYQRDDALTFETLRFAPDGGTLFLVATLRGLEGVEAPPVSTGLPVLYACQVESGVVTAIGRELRVGNATIPIVVATQPHASQDGSRVAFNLARGPWTPDEVGVLDRATGETRLASVDAGGFPIDGATTGLGLSLDGRWLLMRTLDAGVAMIAGRPGWQDRNNEPDLYLRDLHSGSNLLVSVHASGNGTGTRGVRAAALSPLGTHVAFVSLASDLVEGAPEDGLKLYLRDLRTGTTWLLGQPEPDVPSGNPFHPVWSGDGRVLFYERTAPAASHGRREVCRVVVHPADTDGDGLDDDWEMARFGGLDRDGTGDADGDGISDRDEFLSGTDPMSPASGLRILIIESLSGGWRRVVWQSVPGRNYRVEFREALGEGAWQSLGTVSALGSVSGIDDLPPPGIGRRFYRVVASLR
- a CDS encoding sigma-70 family RNA polymerase sigma factor yields the protein MISLGECAGEAGVFGKYFRPAPVNPQFQTTHWSVVLAAREPASPHGMEALESLCRTYWRPIFAFLLRSGCTAAEAEDLTQTFFCRLLDKNRLGRLTKEGGRFRSFLLTALRRFLINDWEKARTQKRGAGQSVVSLDELRAAPEAGWEPASDETPDRVFERRWAMTVLNRALEGLREEYAAHGKAVLFEHLRPHLSGDEQRIPIGAVAAAHGLTEGAVKVAVHRLRRRYGEMVRSEVAQTVVTAAEINDEVRHLLEVLSR